In Leptospira saintgironsiae, one genomic interval encodes:
- a CDS encoding J domain-containing protein: MSSAWTDHYRVLGLSFDASPDSIKHRYRELAKIFHPDNRLTGSKPVFLKVLESYQILSKPEERSRFDQEFKIRKRQEHAKNGIHLIPPSRILFATQAVEFARRGLLRAGMRSRDRKKYTGIYHDIRICLKPEELLGRIFAAIPLVVRSICPECRGSDLNCASCGGKGSYKSYRYLKWSPEPGTLVPGRIYTLDLSGFRPDVFTHFKKRILKVKIELFQGQKK, encoded by the coding sequence ATGAGTTCGGCCTGGACAGATCATTATCGAGTTCTGGGCCTGAGTTTCGATGCCAGCCCGGATTCTATCAAACATAGATATAGAGAACTCGCTAAAATTTTCCATCCTGATAATAGGCTTACTGGTTCTAAGCCTGTGTTCTTAAAAGTATTGGAATCTTATCAGATACTTTCTAAACCGGAAGAACGTTCTCGTTTCGACCAAGAATTTAAGATCCGTAAACGACAAGAACATGCAAAAAATGGAATTCATCTGATCCCACCTTCCAGGATCTTATTCGCTACCCAAGCGGTTGAATTTGCAAGAAGGGGCCTTCTTCGTGCCGGAATGAGAAGCAGGGATCGCAAAAAATACACGGGCATCTATCATGATATTCGGATCTGTCTTAAACCGGAAGAGCTATTGGGTAGAATATTCGCAGCAATTCCTTTGGTAGTCAGATCCATTTGTCCAGAATGCAGAGGTTCTGATTTGAACTGCGCTTCCTGCGGAGGAAAGGGATCTTATAAAAGTTATAGATACCTAAAATGGAGCCCTGAACCAGGTACATTGGTGCCAGGAAGGATCTATACCTTGGACCTATCCGGGTTTCGCCCCGACGTATTTACTCATTTCAAGAAAAGGATCTTAAAAGTTAAAATTGAACTCTTCCAGGGTCAAAAAAAATAG
- a CDS encoding type I phosphomannose isomerase catalytic subunit, which translates to MQKVLKFEPIYKEKVWGGRKLETVLGRGIPSGDIGESWEISDYGSDLSKITNGECSGKTFREVYTSNYESVLGKPFKGQSFPLLIKLIDAKEKLSVQVHPDDAYAEKFDPESAGKKEAWTVLQADKGSKLVCGFSKQTNKEEFSEYVQTNRVEEILNEVEVKELDSFLLNPGRIHAIGGGILLMEVQQSSDSTYRVYDYGRPRELHLKKALDVLDFSSADPQDRLSPKQIDSFEFSRSVLTANDKFRMEILEIDSKKKFSLPSFSSEPVFHVLMVLSGECKLEDLDLKTGDTVLVTASGIKDGVFCESKSSFLRLAWSGPGSDWIQYS; encoded by the coding sequence ATGCAGAAGGTTTTAAAATTCGAGCCCATCTATAAGGAAAAAGTCTGGGGCGGTAGAAAATTAGAAACCGTATTGGGACGAGGTATTCCTTCAGGGGATATTGGTGAATCCTGGGAGATTTCGGATTACGGTTCAGATCTTTCCAAAATTACAAACGGAGAATGTTCCGGAAAAACTTTTAGAGAAGTATATACTTCCAATTATGAGTCGGTGCTCGGAAAACCTTTTAAAGGACAGAGCTTTCCCTTATTGATCAAACTGATAGATGCTAAAGAAAAATTATCCGTACAAGTCCATCCGGACGATGCATATGCGGAGAAGTTTGATCCTGAAAGTGCAGGCAAAAAAGAGGCTTGGACAGTTTTACAAGCAGATAAAGGTTCCAAACTAGTTTGTGGATTTTCTAAACAAACAAATAAAGAAGAATTTTCAGAATACGTACAAACAAACAGAGTAGAAGAAATTTTAAACGAAGTAGAAGTAAAAGAGTTAGATTCTTTTCTTCTCAATCCCGGAAGAATTCACGCGATCGGCGGCGGTATTCTTTTGATGGAAGTCCAACAATCTTCTGATTCTACTTATAGAGTGTATGATTATGGAAGACCAAGAGAGTTACATCTTAAAAAAGCATTGGACGTTTTGGATTTTTCTTCTGCGGATCCTCAAGACAGATTGAGTCCTAAACAAATTGATTCTTTTGAATTCTCTCGTTCTGTTTTAACTGCAAATGACAAATTCAGAATGGAAATTTTAGAAATTGATTCTAAGAAGAAATTTTCTCTTCCTTCTTTTTCTTCAGAACCTGTGTTCCATGTTTTGATGGTACTAAGTGGAGAATGTAAATTAGAAGATCTGGATCTGAAAACTGGAGATACTGTTTTAGTAACTGCTTCTGGGATCAAAGACGGAGTTTTTTGCGAATCCAAATCTTCTTTCTTACGTTTGGCCTGGTCCGGTCCAGGTTCTGATTGGATCCAATATTCTTAA
- a CDS encoding HNH endonuclease, whose product MNGPGEYSEEPLLWVSESEIKKQRQIAKELRKTPWWRKKKADGICHYCGKKFPPDDLTMDHLIPLAKGGKSIKANLVPACKDCNNSKKNKLPFEEF is encoded by the coding sequence ATGAATGGACCAGGAGAATATTCGGAAGAGCCGCTTCTTTGGGTAAGCGAATCCGAGATCAAAAAACAAAGACAGATCGCAAAGGAATTACGTAAAACTCCTTGGTGGAGAAAGAAAAAAGCGGACGGCATCTGTCATTATTGTGGTAAAAAATTTCCACCTGATGATCTCACAATGGATCATCTAATTCCTTTAGCAAAAGGTGGAAAGTCTATCAAAGCAAATCTGGTTCCTGCTTGCAAAGACTGCAATAATTCCAAAAAGAATAAACTTCCTTTCGAAGAATTCTGA
- a CDS encoding ATP-binding protein produces the protein MHSNRVIFPIFILCLLLSWNCGRADYGFGEIEEGKLNTKNWDPNKTILSLRGEWELVPGKFLASEPEPERIQKKIYAPVPQIWNEFTTDGKLLFPNGKGFGTYSLHIQLPENCPELMLKVPDLGTSYSIYADGKLLETVGKVGKTPETSVPFLQSSLVLLPQNLKRLDFEISNFAHINGGLWFTPEIGVPSLILKKLHYSQAMDVASSAAVLVLAIYQIMAFLRTREEKSQLYFALFSLASVFRFFLTGNRLFNYVFPEVPWEISYRLEYLSTYILCSGFLSYSATAFKQDFHPKTERISLIIMLFFTIPTLVLPAEYYARLLFPFQFTILIGGAYTLLGCARAVIHARPGSRFFLLGISFIIVAGVNDILSSNYVLNNHYILAPAIFLFIFFHSLGFSFSFSRVLRTSMEAEKGLQIANQNLNELKTELENKVESRTVQLTAAKEKAEWEAKYRYDFLAIMSHEIRTPLNGLLGTSNLLSETTLTQEQKEYAEIIQASGENLLHLVNQLLDLSKIENHRFVLEILPFDPFAVLQRAARMVKARAEEKRVLVDISYPEHHPGIFLGDEGRIQQVLLNLLSNAIKFTGSGGKVCLGVRFYGEDLFSRVLEFWVQDDGVGIAEEQAAVLFEPFVQADSSVARKFGGSGLGLTISKKLVELMGGSIRITSSPGKGSKFSFLLPFSQEEPEKQELEEEAAPPIVLPPLKILLVEDQEFSRRVASDILTKLGMKVHSLGMGKDAIVQLDRETYEIILLDIDLPDISGLEVCKRIKETFAHPPYLVAWTAHALPGSEEFFENSGFDSYLKKPSLKRDWILFLERYVQSRPKPAG, from the coding sequence ATGCATTCAAATCGCGTAATTTTCCCAATTTTTATTCTCTGCCTTCTACTCTCTTGGAATTGCGGAAGGGCAGATTATGGCTTCGGAGAAATTGAAGAAGGTAAACTAAACACAAAAAATTGGGATCCAAACAAAACGATTCTTTCACTTAGGGGAGAATGGGAATTGGTTCCAGGGAAATTTTTGGCATCGGAGCCTGAGCCAGAACGAATCCAAAAGAAGATTTATGCGCCAGTTCCTCAGATCTGGAATGAATTTACAACAGACGGAAAACTTTTATTCCCGAATGGAAAAGGATTCGGGACCTACTCTCTTCATATTCAACTTCCTGAAAATTGTCCTGAGTTAATGTTAAAAGTTCCAGATCTAGGAACATCTTACTCAATTTACGCTGATGGAAAACTTTTAGAAACTGTAGGCAAAGTAGGAAAAACTCCTGAGACTTCTGTTCCATTCCTGCAATCCTCTTTAGTCCTTCTTCCCCAGAATCTGAAAAGATTGGATTTTGAGATTTCCAATTTTGCACATATCAACGGTGGCCTTTGGTTCACTCCTGAGATCGGAGTACCTTCTCTCATATTAAAAAAATTGCATTATAGCCAAGCAATGGACGTAGCAAGTTCCGCCGCGGTGTTAGTTCTTGCGATCTATCAGATCATGGCTTTTTTAAGAACAAGAGAAGAAAAAAGCCAATTATACTTCGCGCTATTTTCCTTAGCTTCCGTATTTAGATTTTTCCTGACTGGAAATAGATTATTCAATTATGTATTCCCTGAGGTTCCTTGGGAGATCAGTTATAGATTAGAATATCTGAGTACGTATATTCTTTGTTCAGGGTTTTTGTCCTATTCTGCCACTGCATTCAAACAGGATTTCCATCCGAAAACGGAAAGGATCTCTCTGATTATAATGTTATTTTTCACAATCCCTACATTGGTATTACCTGCAGAATATTATGCAAGATTACTCTTCCCATTCCAATTCACGATCCTAATAGGTGGCGCTTACACTTTATTGGGATGCGCAAGAGCAGTCATTCACGCAAGACCTGGTTCCAGATTTTTCTTGCTCGGAATTTCTTTTATAATCGTTGCAGGTGTAAACGATATCCTATCTTCTAATTATGTATTAAATAATCATTATATATTGGCTCCAGCGATATTTTTGTTCATATTCTTCCATAGTTTGGGATTTTCATTCTCCTTTTCCAGAGTTTTGAGAACTTCTATGGAGGCAGAGAAGGGACTACAAATCGCAAACCAGAACCTGAACGAATTAAAAACGGAACTGGAAAATAAAGTAGAATCCAGAACTGTTCAACTTACTGCTGCAAAAGAAAAAGCAGAATGGGAAGCAAAATATAGATATGATTTCTTGGCAATCATGAGCCATGAGATCCGAACTCCTTTAAACGGACTTTTGGGGACTTCTAACCTTCTTTCCGAAACAACTTTGACCCAAGAGCAAAAAGAATACGCGGAGATCATTCAAGCTTCCGGAGAGAACCTTCTCCACTTAGTGAACCAATTATTAGATCTTTCTAAAATAGAAAACCATCGTTTCGTGTTGGAAATCCTACCTTTCGATCCATTCGCTGTTTTACAAAGAGCTGCCAGAATGGTAAAAGCAAGAGCGGAAGAAAAAAGAGTCTTAGTAGATATATCCTATCCGGAACACCATCCTGGAATTTTCCTGGGAGATGAAGGAAGGATCCAACAAGTACTCTTAAATCTGTTGAGTAATGCAATCAAGTTCACAGGCTCAGGAGGAAAGGTCTGCCTTGGAGTTCGTTTTTATGGAGAAGATCTTTTCTCTCGAGTATTAGAATTCTGGGTGCAAGACGACGGAGTCGGTATCGCAGAAGAACAAGCAGCAGTATTATTCGAACCTTTTGTACAAGCAGACTCTTCTGTTGCTAGAAAATTCGGCGGAAGTGGACTCGGCTTAACTATTTCCAAAAAACTAGTGGAGTTAATGGGGGGAAGTATCCGTATCACAAGCTCTCCAGGAAAAGGATCTAAATTTTCATTCTTACTTCCATTCTCTCAAGAAGAACCTGAAAAACAGGAATTGGAAGAAGAGGCAGCTCCACCTATCGTCCTACCTCCTCTCAAAATTTTGCTCGTGGAAGACCAAGAGTTTTCCAGAAGGGTTGCATCCGATATTTTGACTAAACTTGGAATGAAAGTACATTCTTTAGGAATGGGAAAAGATGCAATCGTCCAATTGGACAGAGAAACCTACGAGATCATACTTTTAGATATTGATCTTCCAGATATTAGCGGTTTAGAAGTTTGCAAAAGAATTAAGGAAACTTTCGCTCATCCTCCTTATCTTGTGGCTTGGACTGCTCATGCTTTACCAGGTTCAGAAGAATTTTTCGAAAATTCAGGATTTGATTCTTATCTTAAAAAACCTTCTCTCAAAAGGGATTGGATCCTGTTTTTAGAAAGATATGTGCAAAGCAGGCCTAAACCTGCGGGTTAA
- a CDS encoding DUF1292 domain-containing protein, translating to MLESYDKETESTEHEELGDELLHLLDEDGNPYSFIVGEVVELDEHQYFLLIPSSEDETDFINLDVGFLKGEESFGYFAVKIEADEFGEDRLVEVTDSRELEDLLYELNSDVV from the coding sequence GTGCTAGAATCTTACGATAAGGAAACCGAATCCACAGAGCATGAGGAGCTAGGTGACGAACTTCTTCACTTGCTGGATGAGGATGGAAATCCATATTCTTTTATTGTGGGAGAAGTAGTCGAGTTAGACGAGCATCAATATTTTTTACTCATACCTTCCTCCGAAGACGAAACTGATTTTATCAATTTGGATGTAGGATTTTTGAAGGGAGAAGAAAGTTTCGGATATTTTGCTGTGAAGATAGAAGCAGATGAATTCGGAGAGGATAGATTGGTAGAAGTCACTGACTCCAGAGAATTGGAAGATTTATTGTACGAATTGAACTCTGACGTAGTCTAA
- a CDS encoding potassium/proton antiporter, with amino-acid sequence MELNSLNFEFQILALSSLIILSIGLLRVSTKFGIPSLLIFLTIGMLAGSDGILKIWFNDADLTRKVGSIALAFILFSGGLETDWVKVKPILGKGISLGTLGVLLTCLFVAVFAIFVMGFDPIIGFLLGAIVSSTDAAAVFNVLRTSNIGMRKGLTSLLELESGSNDPLAVLLTTSVLGFVGSTSPSWDTLAWTIFQQFSLGIILGLLLGYWIYRGMNRIKLDYEGLYPVLLSASVLFVYAATDLIGGNPFLAVYIAGIIIGNRSFVHKRSNVRFMDGIAWLMQIVMFLTLGLLVFPSKIPSVAALGIAFSVFLTVIARPAAVFLALTGFNVDWREKLLVSWVGLRGAAPIILATFPFAKQLPESEMIFHIVFFTVLTSLLLQGSTIPFAVRILGLEAALEQRASYPFEFENKDKSDTQLLEYIVPYGSASVGKFVYELDFPENSLITLIYRGDSHLVPTGKTKMEDGDVLLVLTPEGAEGKIREILSRMGEKKEA; translated from the coding sequence GTGGAATTGAACTCTCTTAACTTCGAGTTTCAAATTTTAGCTCTTTCGAGCCTCATCATCCTAAGCATAGGCCTATTGCGCGTTTCCACAAAATTTGGAATTCCCTCTCTACTTATATTCTTAACGATCGGAATGTTGGCAGGTTCCGACGGCATTCTAAAGATCTGGTTTAATGACGCAGATCTGACTCGTAAGGTCGGTTCTATCGCATTAGCATTTATCTTATTCTCCGGAGGTCTAGAGACAGACTGGGTCAAGGTAAAACCTATACTTGGTAAAGGTATTTCTCTCGGAACCTTAGGAGTACTTCTCACCTGCTTGTTCGTGGCAGTATTCGCAATTTTTGTAATGGGTTTTGATCCTATTATCGGATTTCTTTTAGGTGCGATCGTATCTTCTACTGATGCTGCTGCAGTGTTTAATGTTCTCAGAACTAGTAATATAGGTATGAGAAAAGGACTCACTTCTCTTTTAGAATTGGAGTCAGGAAGTAACGATCCACTTGCGGTTTTATTGACCACTTCTGTTTTAGGTTTTGTTGGATCTACTTCTCCTTCTTGGGACACTTTAGCTTGGACTATCTTCCAGCAATTCAGTTTAGGAATTATCTTAGGTCTACTTTTAGGATATTGGATCTATAGAGGTATGAACCGGATCAAACTAGATTACGAAGGTTTGTATCCGGTATTACTTTCAGCTTCTGTTTTATTTGTATATGCTGCAACTGATTTGATCGGAGGAAACCCGTTCTTAGCAGTGTATATAGCAGGGATTATCATAGGAAATCGATCCTTCGTCCACAAACGAAGTAATGTTCGTTTTATGGATGGGATTGCATGGTTGATGCAGATCGTGATGTTCCTCACCTTAGGACTTCTGGTATTCCCATCTAAAATTCCTTCCGTCGCCGCGTTAGGAATAGCGTTTTCAGTTTTCCTAACAGTGATTGCGAGACCTGCAGCGGTGTTTTTGGCTCTTACCGGATTTAATGTAGATTGGAGAGAAAAACTTTTAGTTTCCTGGGTGGGATTAAGAGGTGCTGCACCGATTATTCTCGCAACATTTCCTTTTGCAAAACAACTCCCAGAGTCGGAGATGATCTTTCATATAGTGTTCTTTACTGTATTAACTTCTTTACTATTGCAAGGATCTACCATCCCATTTGCAGTTCGGATTTTAGGACTTGAGGCAGCTTTGGAACAAAGAGCTTCTTATCCATTTGAATTCGAAAACAAGGACAAGAGCGATACTCAACTTTTGGAATATATTGTTCCCTATGGCTCTGCTTCTGTGGGTAAGTTCGTTTACGAATTGGATTTCCCTGAAAACTCTTTGATCACTTTGATTTACAGAGGAGATTCTCATTTGGTTCCAACTGGTAAAACCAAAATGGAAGATGGAGATGTTCTTTTGGTTTTAACTCCTGAAGGTGCAGAGGGTAAGATCCGAGAAATTCTTTCAAGAATGGGAGAGAAAAAGGAAGCCTAG
- a CDS encoding motility protein A: MRSAILGLIAAFASVLLAILLEEAHFLSFLKLSALVLILGGTAGATFASYTPEEFANLIIHLRESLFPKREFSLSDVFLDFAEKARKNGLLSLEDQLAAVPDAFLRKGIQLIVDGTDPRAVEEILFEAAEGLENKETRSAKILETAGGFSPTIGIIGTVMGLVSVLENLGAGTRALGEGIATAFIATFYGIAFANLAYFPLANRLRTWAFSRDRRRQAIIRGIISLQTGDNRRILVERMAPFL; encoded by the coding sequence ATGCGTTCGGCCATCTTAGGTTTAATTGCGGCATTTGCTTCGGTATTATTAGCAATCTTATTGGAAGAAGCGCATTTTCTCTCCTTTCTAAAACTATCCGCACTTGTATTGATCCTGGGGGGAACTGCGGGCGCTACATTCGCAAGTTATACTCCAGAAGAATTCGCAAATCTGATCATTCACTTAAGAGAGTCACTTTTTCCTAAAAGAGAATTTTCCCTCTCAGATGTATTCTTGGATTTCGCGGAGAAGGCCAGAAAGAACGGACTATTATCGTTGGAAGACCAACTTGCTGCTGTGCCTGATGCATTCCTAAGAAAAGGGATCCAACTCATTGTAGATGGAACAGATCCAAGAGCGGTCGAAGAAATTTTATTCGAAGCAGCAGAAGGTCTGGAGAATAAAGAAACTCGCTCCGCAAAAATTTTAGAAACCGCAGGAGGATTTTCTCCTACGATCGGGATCATCGGAACTGTGATGGGACTCGTAAGCGTATTAGAAAACTTAGGAGCTGGAACAAGAGCTCTGGGAGAAGGGATCGCTACTGCATTTATCGCAACTTTCTACGGGATTGCGTTTGCCAACTTAGCGTATTTTCCATTAGCGAATAGACTTAGGACTTGGGCATTTTCCAGAGACAGAAGAAGACAGGCAATCATCCGAGGAATCATTTCTCTACAAACTGGAGATAACAGAAGGATCCTTGTAGAGAGAATGGCGCCATTTTTGTAG
- a CDS encoding cellulose synthase family protein, whose translation MLTVVTVLFLGIYALDILGLFFFGIHTYIMVYLYKKYNANCDTDPSRNLSLDDPSLPIVTVQLPIFNEFYVVDRLIDSTIALKYPKDKLEIQVLDDSTDETIQKAASLVAKYKAQGFDIHHLHRTNRVGHKAGALDEGMRVSKGDYIAIFDADFMPDPDFLLKTMAYFDDPQIGMVQARWGHINADYNILTKAQSFGIDGHFMIEQVARNGSKLWMNFNGTAGTWRKKTIEDAGGWEHDTLTEDFDLSYRAELRGWKFRYFKDVVCPAEIPAMMSAYKSQQFRWCKGSIQTAVKLLPRIWKADLPWKTKAEAVTHLINYSVHPLMIVNILFSAPLLLMEYWSGFSFYDLPLEVLSGTAAVLSIGSVGPLFFYAYSQKTLYKDWKKRLVYLPILIMIGTGIAIVNTRAWLEAVLGIQSSFKRTPKLRIESNSDSLKERLKYTVPLDFHVVLEFLLGCYCVFSVVLSFLVGRPYIVGFLLIYGIGFFFVAFKSFQEFTWKYKEARNATQEEIPQEA comes from the coding sequence ATGCTCACTGTAGTCACCGTTCTGTTTTTGGGAATTTACGCCCTCGATATTCTAGGATTATTTTTCTTTGGAATTCATACATATATCATGGTGTATCTGTACAAAAAGTACAACGCCAATTGTGATACAGACCCGAGCAGAAACCTTTCTCTGGACGATCCAAGTCTTCCAATAGTCACTGTCCAACTTCCTATTTTTAACGAGTTTTACGTAGTAGATCGTTTGATCGACTCCACAATCGCATTAAAATATCCTAAAGATAAATTAGAGATCCAAGTTCTGGATGATTCTACTGATGAGACCATCCAAAAAGCTGCTTCCTTAGTGGCAAAATACAAGGCACAAGGTTTCGATATCCATCACCTTCACAGAACCAATCGTGTCGGTCATAAAGCAGGCGCTTTGGACGAAGGGATGAGAGTTTCTAAAGGTGATTATATCGCTATTTTTGATGCGGACTTCATGCCGGATCCTGATTTCCTTCTTAAAACCATGGCTTACTTTGATGATCCTCAGATCGGAATGGTGCAGGCACGTTGGGGTCATATCAACGCAGATTATAATATTCTAACCAAAGCGCAAAGTTTCGGGATCGACGGTCACTTCATGATCGAGCAAGTCGCAAGAAACGGTTCCAAACTTTGGATGAACTTCAACGGTACTGCAGGTACTTGGAGAAAGAAAACTATCGAGGATGCTGGCGGTTGGGAGCATGATACTCTTACTGAAGACTTCGATCTTTCTTACCGTGCAGAATTAAGAGGTTGGAAGTTCCGTTATTTTAAAGATGTGGTATGCCCTGCAGAAATTCCTGCGATGATGTCTGCATACAAATCCCAACAGTTCCGTTGGTGTAAAGGTTCTATCCAGACTGCAGTGAAACTTCTTCCTCGTATCTGGAAAGCAGACCTACCTTGGAAAACCAAGGCTGAGGCTGTGACTCACTTGATCAATTATTCTGTTCACCCACTCATGATTGTGAACATTCTATTCAGCGCTCCATTATTATTGATGGAATACTGGTCAGGTTTCAGTTTCTACGATCTTCCGTTAGAAGTATTATCAGGAACTGCAGCGGTCCTTTCTATCGGATCAGTTGGACCTTTATTCTTCTACGCATATTCACAGAAGACATTATACAAAGATTGGAAAAAGAGATTAGTTTATCTTCCTATTCTGATCATGATTGGAACTGGGATCGCGATCGTAAACACCAGAGCTTGGCTCGAGGCTGTTTTAGGGATCCAATCTTCCTTCAAAAGAACTCCTAAATTGAGAATCGAAAGCAACTCTGACTCTCTGAAAGAAAGGCTGAAATATACCGTTCCTTTGGACTTCCATGTAGTTCTTGAGTTCCTATTGGGTTGTTATTGTGTATTCTCCGTTGTGCTATCTTTCTTAGTGGGACGTCCTTATATCGTGGGCTTCCTATTGATCTATGGGATCGGTTTCTTCTTCGTAGCTTTTAAATCTTTCCAAGAATTTACCTGGAAATACAAAGAAGCAAGGAACGCGACTCAGGAAGAGATCCCTCAGGAAGCCTGA
- a CDS encoding 4Fe-4S dicluster domain-containing protein: MFSKPFLLQPRTVKETGNRKTVLDEPYTLFPDKDALLLKDFPVRVSVGDPLYKQSSGSVLSPVNGIASLEHSEEGSKIRIVQDGNFIGSKPWIPKTLKKEEVLEPMDRLGLVSLDFPEHSLLSYFKSRQKTSLIILAPFTRTQDVDYLPELRKNSECHIRFLEVLKSLFPEAQIKDYIFGLKSPVKNYAYPWGIPEYFVSQTEKLPFSKIKEILYLGPETLYNLYRALFADFPFIEREIALYFLGKNGGLRKADSTVRIRNGQSLKFLFEEYGPKYSNFTLNSFYEKNPVRDIKKGFYWDIRQNYSLVFLTKHDPQRREFPCVECGECSYNCPTQANPMALVSSFGNFNSSLCMECGICTFLCPSTISLRNQIRTWKEANHGF, encoded by the coding sequence TTGTTCTCCAAACCGTTCCTCCTCCAACCCAGGACCGTAAAAGAAACGGGAAATCGCAAAACGGTCCTGGATGAACCCTACACCCTCTTCCCGGATAAAGACGCCTTATTACTTAAGGATTTTCCAGTCCGGGTAAGTGTAGGAGATCCTCTTTACAAACAATCCTCTGGTTCAGTTCTCTCTCCTGTAAACGGGATCGCCTCATTAGAACATAGCGAAGAAGGATCTAAAATCCGAATAGTCCAAGACGGCAACTTCATTGGTTCTAAACCTTGGATACCTAAAACCCTCAAAAAAGAAGAAGTACTCGAACCAATGGATAGACTTGGTTTGGTTAGTCTGGATTTTCCGGAACATTCTCTTTTATCTTATTTTAAATCCAGACAGAAAACATCTCTTATCATCTTAGCTCCATTTACAAGAACGCAAGATGTGGATTATCTTCCTGAGTTAAGAAAGAACTCAGAATGCCATATTCGCTTTTTAGAAGTTTTAAAATCTCTTTTTCCAGAAGCTCAGATCAAAGATTATATTTTCGGTCTGAAATCTCCTGTTAAAAATTATGCTTATCCTTGGGGAATTCCTGAATATTTCGTTTCTCAAACAGAAAAATTGCCTTTTTCTAAAATTAAAGAAATATTATACTTAGGTCCTGAAACATTATATAATCTTTATAGAGCTTTATTTGCTGATTTTCCTTTTATAGAAAGAGAGATTGCTCTTTATTTTTTAGGGAAGAATGGCGGGCTTAGAAAGGCGGATTCAACTGTTCGTATCCGTAACGGACAAAGTTTAAAGTTTTTATTCGAAGAATACGGTCCTAAGTATTCCAACTTTACTCTAAATTCCTTTTATGAAAAAAATCCGGTTCGAGATATCAAAAAGGGATTCTATTGGGATATCAGGCAGAATTATTCATTAGTCTTTTTGACCAAACATGATCCTCAGAGAAGAGAATTCCCTTGTGTAGAATGTGGGGAATGTTCTTATAATTGTCCTACCCAAGCAAATCCAATGGCTTTGGTTTCCAGCTTTGGCAATTTTAATTCTTCACTTTGTATGGAATGTGGTATCTGTACATTTCTTTGTCCTTCAACCATTTCTTTAAGGAATCAGATCAGAACTTGGAAAGAGGCGAATCATGGCTTTTAG
- a CDS encoding PTS sugar transporter subunit IIA: MNQLLALLKPETVIFEIEGSSKEEVINQLLQKAVDSTLIDRDDRDLVYESLMAREKSMSTGIGSGVAIPHCSVNLVDELKCVMGLSRKGIDFDAIDHLPVHIFILLIVPKSKFQEHIKTLAQIAKTLNVKEDREKLILSKNFEEIRKAFSA, translated from the coding sequence ATGAACCAGCTCCTTGCTTTACTTAAGCCAGAGACTGTAATTTTTGAAATAGAAGGTTCTTCTAAGGAAGAAGTGATTAATCAACTTCTCCAAAAGGCCGTCGACTCTACGCTAATCGATAGAGACGATAGGGATCTTGTGTACGAATCTCTTATGGCGAGAGAAAAATCCATGTCTACTGGTATCGGCAGTGGGGTAGCAATCCCGCATTGTTCGGTCAATCTGGTGGATGAACTTAAATGTGTGATGGGTCTTTCTCGAAAGGGAATCGATTTTGATGCTATCGACCATCTTCCCGTTCATATTTTTATTCTTCTAATCGTTCCTAAATCCAAATTCCAAGAACATATCAAAACTCTGGCTCAGATCGCAAAGACCCTCAATGTAAAAGAGGATCGCGAAAAACTGATCCTTTCCAAAAATTTCGAAGAGATCCGGAAAGCTTTCTCCGCGTGA